The segment CAGCACGACGAAGTCCGGGCTGTGCTTGAACTGGCTCCAGTAGGCCTTGCCGGCCAGTTCCTGCACGCGCTCGCGCACCTTGCGGCTGTGGCGTTCCAGGTGCTGGCGTCGCGTCGCGTCATCGGCCGCCTCGACCGCGCTGAGGTAGGCGTCGAGCGGTGTCTTCACGTCAACCACGATCTCGCGCCCGCCCGGCATGCGCACGATCATGTCGGGTCGGATCGCACCCTCCGTGGTGCCGGTGTGCTCCTGTTCGTAGAAGTCGCAATGCTGCACCATGCCGGCAAGCTCGACCAGCCGGCGCAGCGTCAGTTCGCCCCACTGTCCGCGCACCTCGGGACGGCGCAGGGCCTGCACCAGATTGCGCGTCTCGCCGTGCAGCAGCTGCTGGGTCTGGGCCAGTGACTCCAGGTGCTTGCTGATCGAACCGTAGGCCTCCTTGCGCTCGTGCTCGATCTCGCGGATCTGGCTGCGGGTCTTTTCCAGCAGTTCCTTGATCGGCGCCACGAGGTGCTCGATCGCCTGTTCCTTCTTGGCCAGATCACCCTCGGCCTGGATGTGGAATTGCCTGAGCTTTTCCTGCGCCAGGCGCAGGAATTCGGCATTGTTGTTCTTCAGCGCTTCCAGCGAAAGCGCCGCGAAGGTATCACCGAGTTGTGAACGCGCCTGTTCCAGCGCCTGCAGCTTCTCCTGCGCCGACCGGC is part of the Gammaproteobacteria bacterium genome and harbors:
- the rmuC gene encoding DNA recombination protein RmuC, which produces MTAEGLILAGVAVLAAFLAGFILARLHAQRRQLALELRLAELNTTLELERRSAQEKLQALEQARSQLGDTFAALSLEALKNNNAEFLRLAQEKLRQFHIQAEGDLAKKEQAIEHLVAPIKELLEKTRSQIREIEHERKEAYGSISKHLESLAQTQQLLHGETRNLVQALRRPEVRGQWGELTLRRLVELAGMVQHCDFYEQEHTGTTEGAIRPDMIVRMPGGREIVVDVKTPLDAYLSAVEAADDATRRQHLERHSRKVRERVQELAGKAYWSQFKHSPDFVVLFIPGEHFLSAALDHDPALLEDALARKVILATPTSLVALLRAIAFGWNQEAITENAERIRDLGEDLYKRLATFGEHLDKIGRQLKGSVETYNKAVGSYERQVMSGARKFTELGISGAKPLDAPEQIEQDVRRMTDDTPEG